Proteins co-encoded in one Papaver somniferum cultivar HN1 chromosome 5, ASM357369v1, whole genome shotgun sequence genomic window:
- the LOC113279984 gene encoding uncharacterized protein LOC113279984, which produces MCWNIRGLGQDNKAAAIRNAIWKNKITLCSILEWKKEKVDDTLIRSLWGNVRCNYLYQPSHGASGGIIIMWKEGVLHMEDHLMGAFSLSIKFRNAAGNFTWIFTAVYGASDAGDYTQCWQELSDIRILFEDPWLLGGDFNAILAQPERNLPGGNIRNRRSFINRHELIDLPMAGGKFTWTNSQCPPLLVRLDRFLMTEDWKIKCPSILQVRLKRPVSDHTTVMLNFNSGLHYKAPFRLDNYLLMHPDILPNLELWWRNLEFNGRPSYVFAKKLQGLKFLIKTWKRSLGDLQTQLEQLEEMIDSWDMQEENNTVLSTSEVVAREDAKTKHASVSLNLARKWGQRAKENWAKEAERNSRYLHQMASYKYICSSFNCLAIDGDISYDKSKMAEEAVSFYTSLFSEEHVARPGFENLELPAISVSDSISLKKPFTEDEVKNVIWKFGANKAPAPDGFTTEFYKAAWEIIKEDLMKVIKEFESNASLDWRINYTSLKLIPKVSGVVSLHNFRPISLISGVCKIISKLLADRLKSVLPSIIDNYQGAFIHDRQINDGILIAAEFIDSRIRANKAGIVGKVDFEKAFDNINWNCLDMVLERFGFGSFADDLVVFFDDKEEQVNNLKNILFAFEVTSGLKVKYRKSVVVGVGDDHSGADCAIAFGFQLATFHLIYLGIPLGSKFKNKCCEGVGKAYAQFLMGFINNKKKEELGFMVKSCGLKLEEIILQERFHSLYRISIAKSATVEDMMSENGAWNFNFKRSLIEQEIGQVADMLQVLGDYSPSSDDEDSRKWIFGGEFSVADCYAALDVDRLLVFPYKQVWNPKVPLKVSFLVWTLCHGGAPSLTMLYRSGRVQSNICVLCGTELETQEHLFLHCTETRKLWHYYVDRFQVSWAFSDTVKRNVWEWKRYKSKVFMKQIWSLLPFAIWWTVWDERNGRLFRNQRRNLDQMIISSNALCLVGL; this is translated from the exons ATGTGTTGGAATATTAGAGGGCTTGGGCAGGATAATAAAGCTGCAGCAATCAGAAATGCTATTTGGAAAAACAAAATTACTCTGTGCTCAATTCTGGAGTGGAAAAAAGAAAAGGTTGATGATACTCTGATAAGGTCGCTTTGGGGAAATGTCAGATGTAACTATCTGTATCAACCTTCTCATGGTGCTTCTGGGGGTATTATAATTATGTGGAAGGAGGGTGTACTGCATATGGAAGATCATCTCATGGGTGCTTTCTCATTGTCAATCAAATTCAGAAATGCAGCTGGCAATTTCACTTGGATATTCACTGCTGTTTATGGAGCTTCAGATGCAGGTGATTATACACAGTGTTGGCAAGAACTGTCAGACATTAGGATTCTTTTTGAGGATCCTTGGCTTTTGGGAGGTGATTTTAATGCTATCCTAGCACAACCTGAAAGGAATCTTCCTGGTGGTAACATAAGGAATAGAAGATCATTCATAAATAGGCATGAGCTAATTGATTTGCCAATGGCTGGAGGTAAGTTCACTTGGACTAATTCTCAGTGTCCACCACTGTTGGTTAGATTAGATAGATTCCTAATGACTGAAGACTGGAAAATTAAATGTCCCTCTATATTGCAAGTGAGACTTAAAAGGCCTGTGTCTGATCACACTACAGTTATGTTAAACTTCAATTCTGGTCTTCATTACAAGGCTCCTTTCAGGTTAGATAATTATCTCTTAATGCATCCAGATATTCTTCCCAATCTAGAGTTATGGTGGCGAAACTTAGAATTCAATGGCAGACCTAGTTATGTGTTTGCAAAAAAACTTCAAGGCCTGAAATTTCTTATTAAAACTTGGAAAAGGTCATTGGGAGACCTCCAAACACAGTTGGAACAACTTGAGGAGATGATTGATTCGTGGGATATGCAAGAAGAAAATAATACTGTTTTGTCCACTTCAGAGGTGGTTGCTAGAGAAGATGCAAAGACTAAGCATGCTTCAGTCTCTCTCAATTTAGCAAGGAAGTGGGGACAGAGAGCTAAAGAAAATTGGGCAAAAGAAGCAGAGCGGAATTCAAGATATCTTCATCAAATGGCATCTTATAAATACATTTGCAGCAGTTTCAATTGTCTGGCCATTGATGGGGATATTTCTTATGACAAATCTAAAATGGCAGAGGAAGCTGTGAGTTTTTATACTTCTCTTTTTTCAGAAGAACATGTGGCAAGGCCAGGTTTTGAGAATTTAGAGTTGCCTGCAATTTCTGTCTCAGATAGTATTTCCCTTAAGAAACCCTTTACAGAAGATGAAGTTAAAAATGTTATTTGGAAGTTTGGTGCAAATAAGGCACCGGCGCCTGATGGTTTCACAACGGAATTCTATAAAGCAGCTTGGGAAATTATCAAGGAAGATTTGATGAAGGTGATTAAGGAATTTGAGAGTAACGCCTCTCTGGATTGGAGAATTAATTATACCTCTTTGAAACTGATTCCAAAAGTCAGTGGTGTTGTAAGTCTTCATAATTTCAGGCCAATAAGCTTAATCAGTGGAGTTTGCAAGATTATATCAAAGCTCTTAGCAGATAGGTTGAAGTCAGTTCTACCTTCTATCATTGATAATTATCAGGGTGCTTTTATACATGATAGGCAGATAAATGATGGGATTTTAATTGCGGCTGAATTCATTGATTCGAGAATAAGAGCAAACAAAGCTGGGATTGTGGGCAAGGTTGATTTTGAGAAGGCATTCGATAATATAAATTGGAACTGTTTGGACATGGTGCTAGAGAGATTTGGCTTTGGTTCT TTCGCAGATGACTTGGTGGTTTTCTTTGACGACAAGGAGGAACAAGTAAATAACTTGAAAAATATCTTGTTTGCTTTTGAGGTAACTTCAGGCTTGAAGGTTAAGTATAGGAAAAGTGTTGTGGTGGGAGTTGGAGATGATCACAGTGGTGCGGATTGCGCTATTGCATTTGGGTTTCAGTTAGCTACCTTCCATTTAATTTACCTAGGTATTCCTTTAGGTAGCAAATTCAAGAATAAG TGTTGTGAAGGAGTTGGAAAAGCTTATGCGCAATTTCTTATGGGGttcatcaacaacaaaaagaaagaggagtTGGGTTTCATGGTCAAAAGCTGTGGCCTAAAGCTAGAGGAG ATAATATTGCAAGAGAGATTTCACTCACTTTACAGAATTTCAATTGCAAAATCTGCTACCGTAGAAGATATGATGTCAGAGAATGGAGCGTGGAATTTTAACTTCAAAAGAAGTCTGATTGAACAAGAAATAGGCCAGGTTGCTGATATGCTTCAAGTTCTAGGTGACTATTCCCCTTcaagtgatgatgaagatagcAGGAAGTGGATTTTTGGAGGTGAGTTTTCCGTTGCGGACTGTTATGCGGCTCTAGATGTTGACAGATTACTTGTTTTCCCTTATAAACAAGTCTGGAATCCCAAAGTTCCTTTAAAAGTCAGCTTTCTAGTATGGACTCTTTGTCATGGTGGTGCTCCATCTCTTACTATGCTTTATAGATCTGGGAGGGTGCAGTCGAATATCTGTGTTCTTTGTGGGACTGAGCTTGAAACTCAAGAGCATCTGTTTTTACATTGCACGGAAACGAGGAAGTTGTGGCATTATTATGTGGATAGATTTCAGGTAAGCTGGGCTTTCTCAGATACGGTCAAAAGAAATGTTTGGGAGtggaaaagatataaaagtaaagtTTTCATGAAGCAAATTTGGAGTCTTTTGCCATTCGCCATATGGTGGACAGTGTGGGATGAACGTAATGGAAGACTTTTCAGAAACCAAAGGAGGAATCTGGATCAGATGATTATTTCCTCAAATGCTCTTTGTTTAGTTGGTCTTTGA
- the LOC113279985 gene encoding uncharacterized protein LOC113279985, whose product MRSEEEKKKRIMMMKAEEEIEEEQEVIYASREKVRVSEGVRFEVYSREDKILKGVYRKDIYDDWKLETKCVLENDPSGFKISEAEIFVSGDGNVSINEKIEIVIKRRRKNNKRRCFKVLEEIPEDREEGEEKEENESDGSCCCCCGGDEMIGSDSDDGDFSEKSETDDEVTWAVDVGIWVMCLGVGYLVSKASSRTLRRRRMMFR is encoded by the coding sequence ATGAgatctgaagaagaaaaaaagaaaaggattatGATGATGAAagctgaagaagaaattgaagaagaacaagaagtaaTTTATGCTAGTAGAGAGAAAGTAAGAGTAAGTGAAGGAGTTAGATTTGAAGTTTACTCAAGAGAAGACAAGATTTTAAAAGGAGTTTACAGAAAAGATATATATGATGATTGGAAATTGGAAACTAAATGTGTTCTTGAAAATGATCCATCAGGGTTTAAGATTTCTGAAGCTGAGATATTTGTCAGTGGAGATGGAAATGTTTCGATTAATGAGAAAATTGAAATTGTGattaagagaagaagaaagaataataAGAGAAGGTGTTTCAAGGTTTTGGAAGAAATACCAGAAGATAGAGAAGAAGGGGAGGAGAAGGAGGAGAATGAATCTGATGGctcttgttgctgttgctgtggtGGTGATGAGATGATTGGAAGTGATTCTGATGATGGagatttttcagagaaaagtgagACTGATGATGAAGTAACTTGGGCTGTTGATGTTGGAATTTGGGTTATGTGCTTGGGTGTTGGATATTTGGTTTCTAAAGCGTCATCAAGAACCttaagaagaagaaggatgatgTTCAGATAA
- the LOC113283531 gene encoding growth-regulating factor 1-like, with protein sequence MDFGVAGFDGMMGSSEINGFPSLGSSDVDQTRQKGYGSGFNKQERSGSAEDNWRSLKMSRADDFCNTGSKTMLFQHRNNSSSLRSNSLFSDNGQAQTQMLSFSSPKSDPFLLNNNNDGGLMERSLQNSTLPYSYHHTSSTIPRTTGSFSSGMHGVLSGVRGPFTPNQWMELEHQALIYKYINANVPIPSNLLIPIRKAQNLTGFPGFGGSIRPNTLGWGSFHMGFSSNTDPEPGRCRRTDGKKWRCSRDAVADQKYCERHMNRGRHRSRKPVEGQITGQAGSGPATAKAIQMGSSSASVVANSVASNGVSIAQYPIKNLQASALDASVNTQINRNFLNKDMGSRMQESQGLSMLSPTMNMRSKDSLFSITKQHNPFEESSRSEFGFVPTDSLLNPSERSSYFGSSADLNDPEPQDQHPLRHFMDDWPKNRSDRSAMSWPEMEEIQSDRTQLSISIPVPSSDFSSASSSPTHDKLALSPLRLSREFDPTQMGLGVGTIINEPTHRQASWIPISWENSMGGPLGEVLNNTNSNAGDSKNSSGLNLMTVGWDSSPRMGSSPTGVLQKTTFGSLSNSSTASSPRADTNKTHDRNSLCDDLLGSAFVNSSSIPSM encoded by the exons ATGGATTTTGGGGTTGCGGGTTTTGATGGAATGATGGGTAGTTCTGAAATAAATGGGTTTCCTTCTCTGGGTTCATCAGATGTTGATCAAACTAGACAGAAAGGATATGGATCTGGTTTTAATAAGCAAGAAAGATCTGGGTCAGCTGAAGATAATTGGAGAAGCTTGAAAATGTCAAGAGCTGATGATTTCTGTAATACTGGTTCAAAAACAATGCTGTTTCAACACAGGAATAATAGTTCATCACTAAGATCTAATTCATTATTCTCTGATAATGGTCAGGCACAAACACAGATGTTGAGCTTTTCTTCTCCTAAATCTGATCCCTTTTTacttaataataataatgatggtGGTTTAATGGAGAGAAGTTTGCAAAACTCAACATTGCCTTACTCTTATCATCACACTTCATCTACTATCCCTAGAACTACAG GGAGCTTCAGTTCAGGCATGCATGGAGTTTTATCTGGAGTTAGGGGACCATTTACTCCAAATCAGTGGATGGAGTTAGAACATCAAGCTCTGATCTATAAGTACATTAATGCAAATGTACCAATACCTTCTAATCTCCTCATTCCCATTAGAAAAGCACAAAATCTAACTGGCTTTCCTGGTTTTGGTGGATCTATAAGACCTAATACTC tgGGATGGGGGTCTTTCCATATGGGTTTCTCTAGCAACACTGACCCTGAACCAGGGAGATGTCGTCGAACCGACGGGAAGAAATGGCGGTGCTCAAGGGACGCTGTTGCCGATCAGAAATACTGCGAGCGGCACATGAACAGAGGCCGCCATCGTTCAAGAAAGCCTGTGGAAGGCCAGATTACTGGCCAAGCCGGCTCGGGGCCCGCTACCGCGAAGGCGATACAGATGGGTTCCTCATCAGCATCGGTTGTCGCCAATAGTGTTGCTTCCAACGGCGTTAGCATAGCACAGTACCCAATCAAAAATTTGCAAGCAAGTGCTCTTGATGCTTCTGTGAACACCCAAATCAATAG GAACTTTCTGAACAAAGATATGGGCAGTCGAATGCAAGAGTCGCAGGGCCTCTCTATGTTATCACCCACCATGAACATGAGATCCAAAGATTCCTTATTCTccattaccaaacaacacaacCCATTCGAGGAATCTTCTCGATCTGAATTTGGTTTTGTTCCTACTGATTCCCTGCTGAATCCTTCAGAGAGAAGCTCCTACTTCGGTTCTTCTGCTGACCTTAATGACCCAGAACCCCAAGACCAACATCCCCTTCGTCATTTCATGGATGATTGGCCCAAAAATCGGTCAGATCGATCAGCCATGTCCTGGCCTGAAATGGAAGAAATCCAATCAGATCGAACCCAACTCTCAATTTCAATCCCTGTACCTTCTTCAGACTTCTCATCGGCCTCATCTTCACCTACCCATGACAAACTTGCTCTTTCTCCTCTGCGTTTGTCACGTGAGTTCGATCCTACTCAGATGGGTTTAGGAGTAGGTACCATTATAAATGAACCAACTCACAGGCAGGCAAGCTGGATACCAATCTCTTGGGAAAATTCCATGGGAGGGCCGCTTGGGGAAGTACTAAACAACACAAACAGCAATGCAGGAGATAGTAAAAACTCATCAGGCTTGAATCTAATGACTGTAGGTTGGGATTCCAGCCCTAGGATGGGATCATCTCCAACTGGTGTTCTCCAGAAAACTACATTTGGATCACTATCTAATAGTAGCACAGCAAGTAGTCCAAGAGCTGACACTAACAAGACCCATGACAGAAATAGCTTGTGTGATGATCTCCTTGGTTCGGCGTTTGTAAATTCATCGTCCATTCCTTCCATGTAA